Genomic window (Nilaparvata lugens isolate BPH chromosome 7, ASM1435652v1, whole genome shotgun sequence):
CTGAATCAGGTGTAAGTGTTTCGTATCagattcaaaattgaaaacaatgaaacTTAAACCAAATGCTCGTGGACGATTCCTCATTCGATTCCATTTAGGCCAATGAAGATTTTTGATCTTGGATTAGTTTTTCATAGTCTTTTATGAGTCTTGAATGATGTAAGGTCTAATTCAACTTGAGCGTCCTATAATTGTTTTTTGAATCTGCTTCACAACTTCTGGAAGATTtgcataaaaattaaaaattataaaccaaGAAGAAGCAGCGACCATTCTAGACATAGGAATCTATCACCAAATAAGCCACATGGCTAGTGTGGACAGCTATTTCCCACATTGCAGATAAGCCTTTCCCAGGCTTAAATCACAAGAGAAACATAAGTTATATACTtgcacccggttgcacaaaagtctgttcacttttaatctcgattaaatgctacgagaaccaatcagagaaaccttctCGGATTAATTCTCTTGGAATTagatcatgattaaaattcaactggcttttTTGCACATGTCCTAAGACTTGATCACTGGTTACATGtttgagaaaatttgaattattatgtcTGTCTGTTTATAAATAGTCCACATCTATGTATTCTCTGATTACGGTTCTTGATTTCTGTtgatttctattcaatttttcacttgatcggtttttttttttacttctaGCTGCTGCACTAAGACTGAATACCTGTTTGAAAGAGCTTTATGTGGGTGAAAATTATCTTGGAACGTCCGATGCCAGCCAACTGGGAGCTATGCTCAAGTGCAATGCTACAATGCAGTTACTAGACATCAGGTGaataaatctataataattattaattaattgatcaaatattattaaattattttttatccatTATCGTTAAGTAGTCGATCACTCACGTAGTAGTCGATCGTAGATTTTCATTTAGTTTTAAAGACTTTTCTTTGTTCACTTGAATATTATCCTGagtatatttaattatataataattaaagatTCTACGACTCGAAGTAACTTCCAAATCCAATTTTATTTATGCTTCAACAAAAATTCTACACCAATCATTGTTGTAACCCGTTAACATCTTGTGAAACCATTCATACAAGACCTCAATTAAAAGTACCCGCTTAGAAAATACTATGATACAACGTGTTTTCTCTTCTTTGATACCTTGCGATACGTTAGTTACATCGAGATGGACTGTGCAGGGTTTAGCTCTATAACCCAACATTTTCTTTAAAGAGCTTATACTATATCGAATGCCGGTGCCACACTCTTGCAAAGTGCTTAAAAATAAGGACtagcgcgagagtgtggatggctaCTATGCCAGCGCTCGTCTTCACTTGCCTTCGCTCCAATTTTTGGCGAGGCGAGATGAGCAAAGGCCTAGGTAAGCGGAGGCGAGTGGTCAGTCGAGCATCCACAAATATATcccatccacactctcgtcAACTATTGCGTGCTTCCGGCAAGCGAATTGGCAAGAGTGTGGCCCAGACATTAGCGTGTTTGTAATGGAAACCCAATCTGCCTTACTATCTTAGTCTTTACAactcatttttgactatgaagCTTTAGAATATTGTTTAAGAAAAGCGGTATTAGAATGTATCACATCAGCATCCTACTATGACACTGCTCATGATTCACCATCATGTACGGTAATCACAATAAATTCAACCCTcaaataactattaattgaccgagcgaagtgaggtctacgatCCTATTCGacgttttggcatttctcttaatgtttaaatgtttataagttgcgcatttacggcgaaacgcggtaatagatttccatgaaatttgacaggtatgttcatttttaaattgcgcgtcgacgtatatacaaggtttttggaaattttgaatttcaaggataatataaaaggaaaaaggagcctccttcatacgccaatattatcgtaaaaatcagactctagaattattcatcataaatcagctgtctagtggactataatactacccgttcaaaaacatagaacatcttgaaaatgtatctttccatcaacgttagtagacagttgactataatactacccgttcaaaaacatcgaacatcttgaaaatgtatctttccatcaacgttgtagatagttgcagccagacctgataacagcgctcacactcacattccgggacgacacgtcacggtacgataggtcagaaagctctatgttcatttatacatttcaaattgatgaattatttattaatttttgagaaaacattacaacaggtcaatgtaacttactgagcgcgaggtctactgttcacagaactactagtacacaATCATTCTCTAGATTTTTTTAGAATTGCGGGTCTTTGTGCTAGAAACCCGACATTACTATCATTTAATCGCAATAAATGAAAAGtaaagaatgaaatgaaaatgagattTATTCtgtctgaaaaaacaaaataccaAAATTATATACAGTCTCTAGTCTCAGAATTATACTAGCAGTAAGTTTTATATATGCTACCAGTTGAATATATTCTATAACTAATATATTCGACATAATTTAAGCAAGAATTGAGCAagcacaataaaataaattacaattattatttgcaGCTTTTGCGTTACAATTATAACATCTTGTTCAAGAaatgtaatttacaatagaatgTTTTGTTGTAGCAACAACAATATCCAGGATGGCGGCATGAAGCATATAGCGGATGGCATTTGTGAGCAGAGCAGTCAGCAGAGTGACTCGAGTGTCGGCCTCAGTGTCCTCGTTCTCTGGAACAATCACCTCACCTTGAACTCGTCCAAGCACATCGCCAAAGTTcttgtaattataatttatcacacttatttctcattatttttcttatttatcaCATATTTCAACTCCGCATTACTCGTCAAATAGTTATAAGTTAGTCTATTCactcaaatattgaaaaaatatcagcAAAATTTTACTACAAACAAATATTtgttaaaaatatcaaaaaaagaAATATAGTAAAAGTCTATTGATGATAATTTCTCTCATATGATTAGAATTGATTCTTCACATCTCCATAATATTTCCAGATGCTCTATATTGAAAATAGCTTTATAATAATGGTCttacgtttacaccaaagttaataacaaaatgttaataacttaatccttatagattctattaaattgaacataacttatcatacatatgtgtttgtcaatttccgtttaatctaatagaatctataaggattaagttattaacattttgttaataactttggtgtaaacccagcttaatgTAGAGATGAATTATtgcatattatatttttcacaaatttatgcATAAAATGATTGTCATTTCGTTTTAATACTTATTCCCGTGTTGTAATAAGTTACTAAGAATAAGTTATACGTTACTTAGCAGTTCCGTCTGAAATAGTATAACAGTCGTGAGGCAGGCCCATTGTCGTTTTGAATATGAGAGTATATATAAAATGAGGTTAAACTCCAATCTGGGACTCCCCAGAATTAAAATGCATACGAATACTATTATATTTACCCATTTTTGTGTTTATAAGAAAGATTTAGTTTCAGTTACTATTATAGCTTGCCGAAGTACGTCAGGCTCTTTCTCTAGGGTGGAACTTTGTCTTTGTagaaagtgtttttttttcgaatttttcGTTGTAATTTGCGGTAATTTTATTTGGGGATTCTTCTAAATTATTGTAAGTTCTGAGAAGCAGGCAGataagtatttgaaatacaGGATAGATGGTTTCACTGactgtctgttatgattcaatttGATCCCTAGTTCATAATACTAGTTCTACGATATTTGTATTTCTTGTGGATTCATGTCACTTGAAGGATGTGCGATATCTGTTGAATCAATACATTCTATCTGTGATTCACCTGTTAGTTGTATTGTAAAAGACACTAATTTTGTAAGTCACAAAGTTTTCATGGGAATTTTCATGTATTCTTTTACGAGTTACATATCCGTCTTTTAACGTTTATTCTCGTCGTTATTCCTGAttaaattttcagttgaaatgaatttttgttttgCAGGCAAGCAGCAAAACTCTGGAAACGCTGAATGTAGGCCAAAACATCCTGAGCAATGAAGTTCTGTTTGCAACTAAACATGTTCTGCAGCAGAACAAAGCTCTGCTGAGATTGGGCATGCAGTCAACCCATCTGACATGTGAAGGAGCCGTTGCATTGGCTGAAATTATTGCTGACAACTCAACAATTGAGGTTAGCTACTTTTTGACATTTTCAGTTTTGTTTTACAATCGATAAATGCTCATATATACATGAATAAGTCTCTTCTTAATCATTATCCCATGTATTATTTCaatacaaattaaatttaaattcattttcagAAAAGCATGCCAATAGAATAATTCGGAGCATGTTAACCCTTCTAGCTGCTAGCTATTAGAATGGATTTTATATTGAATGCAAAACAGTTATTAGGATGATGCTGTTATTATTACTTTCCCCTTCTAGCTACTTGGTGCTTAAGCGGACTGTTAACGAACAGTCAATTGTTGTTATTAACCACTAAAATtctcaaagtttttcaagattATCTCTTGAAGAATGAACAATGTTAGATGAGcatgatttcaattttaattcaatttaaatttattttcagaaaacatTACAATAGAATAATCATTCAGAGCATGCTTAAACCTTCTAGCTACTAGCTATTAGAAGGAAATTTAAAATGAATGCAAAACAGTTAATAAAGTTGTTAATCTAGTCAATTgttgttgaaaatgaatttattaaccACATACCGTACACtgttagggccggtttccgagctcgggattcggctaagttctagactttaaacagctggagtcagaaaattggctttccgaaattgtcaaagtcacgtttgaattaaatttcaaaaaactagaaaattaaacacaaaataaaataaagagaaaatagtgtaaagtttcagctattttgaattatttagcaatgtttaatttcgtcaagggaaaacgtttccaattatagaaatgagaaaataaaaactgcgactactgttataaaaacttcGACTATgctccgttttggaaagctaattttctgactccagctgtttaaagtctagaacttggctaaatcccgagctcggaaatcggcACTTAAAGATTTTTAAAGATTATCCTctgataaataatcaatattagaTGAATATACCATAGATTTTCTTGCTATTCCCAGCAACTATAATTTGTGAAACTATATTCACTTTTGTGGAGCTTATTTGGTTTCTTTGTTTACAGAGAATTGATTTGAGAGACAATAACCTACAAGTGGCCGGTTTGATGGCACTCGTACATTCAATGAAGGTCAATTCAAGTGTCACACAACTTGATCTGGATGACTCGCCTCGTAGGAAATATTCCGTGAGTAGATCAATCATCAATCACCTAATTCGTTCATCAATCAACGAAATAACTCCTTGAACTTATTGTACAGTATTAACGAAATAATCCCTTGAACTTATAGTATTAAATAGTACCTCAAATAGTGGTATTTCTTCGAACCTAAAAGACTATCAAATTATCTAATAATCTTCAGCAAATCCTcttaaatttagaatttttccGTGTCCTttcttattgaatattttggagTGAAGTTCAAATAAACATAGTCAAgttgatcaaattcaattcacgGATTTAATTAACTTTTATACCAATAGATAACGAACACATTCATTCATCCAAGTTATTGTCGAAAACATTTCGTAGTGCTGGCACTTGAAAACCTGTTGAGGCTGCtagtattcaaataaacattacatattttgtgtttttgtaATGTTGGAACTAGAAAACCATTGGGAAATAggaattttacaaaaatttgtttcaattcatAGCTTTACAAATATTAGCCTTtttactgaaaaatataatccaaaaataaTGCATGATTCTAATTTTTGTCTCCTTTACTTCTGTTGCTGGTTCAACTTTCATTCATTCCGTTCGAAGTCGGTGCAGCATTGAATGTGTAACTCGAGGTTCActccttttctcttttttctatgGCATATTCTGcgatgatttttttcttttataggATGACATGTGTTGACCCTCCGGTCCGGTAAACCTCACCTGAGCCCTTGTGTACCTGATTTGCATCATACCACAAAAACGGCTCAGGGTCCGTAGCACCCCGTTTATAGGATGACAGTGGCATTATTGTTTGTAAACACTACTTTGAACAGAAGTTTGTAGTAAAAATAATGCAGTGCATAGATTACGTTCGAACACGCCTACAGCCCAATTCTCTATGAATTGACTATTGGTCTCtcctcaattttcaatgaacttACTATTGCTCCCTTtcctcaattttcaatgaacttACTATTGCTCCCTTtcctcaattttcaatgaacttACTATTGCTCCCTTtcctcaattttcaatgaacttACTATTGCTCCCTTtcctcaattttcaatgaacttACTATTGCTCCCTTtcctcaattttcaatgaacttACTATTGCTCCCTTtcctcaattttcaatgaacttACTTACTATTGGCCTCTTtcctcaattttcaatgaatttactATTGGTGTGTTTTGTGAATTACAGGGCAACGCTCTAGAGGAATACAGCCGCCTGGTGAAGGAGATCCGCAGCTTCTGCCAGCGCAACGACGAGGCGAAGAGTTCGGACACGACATCGGAGGACGTGTCCGAGCCAGGCATGGACGACAGTGCCGATGACAGCACCAGCAGTCGACAGAACAGCTTCGCACTGCGCAAGATCTCGCTGACCTGCGAAACGCTAATGAAAACCACATCGCTGCCACCCGTCGACACGTCGTCGACCAATCTACTGGTGGAGCCGCGCCGCAGCGGAGGTCGACTGCGGAGTCCCGCCCCGTCGCCCATACCGTCGCCCGTCGCCAGCCCGTCCCCCACCCGCAGTCGCTTCCAAGTGTCGCGCGTCTCCGAGAGCGACTCCCCCACCACACCTCCATCCACTTCCCCCTCGCCTCCCACCATCTTCTTCGCCACAAGTTCTTCGTCAGCAGCCAGTTCCCGGTTCAAAGTGACCGTTGTCGACGCTGCACCGGCTCCCATCCCTGTCACCACCGTTGTACCCAGCAACAACGTCACCAAAGGCTTCGATATTGCCACAACTCACCCGAAAACAGAGCCACCGAAACTTGTTGAAAGTCGAGCGTCGCCTAGAACGTCACCGTTGAGGAGTAGATCGGACACTGAGGAAAGTGTGGACTCGCCCAAGTCGAAACTGCCCAAAGCGATGGATAGCATCGACTTGTCGGCTCTGAGAATCTCGAAGCAGGTGTCAGTTTCGGAAAACCCAGCCCCCTCACCATCAGCCAGGACTCGGAAGATTTCTTGGGTGCAGCCGAGTTCGATTTTCTCGACAACCACACAGGATGAAGTGCCGCCCGTGGCGGGAAAGCCGTCCCAGCTGGGAAAGCTGTTTGGCCTGTTCAGCAACCCCTTCTCCAGGTCTGCCGACCCTCCCACCACTATTGTACCTGATcgtagtagtagtaatagtagTTGTACTAGCGATAAACCACAACCGAACTGTGATAAAAACGCTGATATTGTGAAGAAAACTGCCGGCGAGTTTTTGGAACAAACGCTTAATTTGTTTTCGGGGAGTAGGTCAGTGAGTAGTGACTCGCAAGTGATGGAATCTAGTGATAGTGGCGGCGACTCGGTAGGCTCGCCACGCCAAATTGAGAAACGCGCACATTCGGACAAAGTGATCATCGAGGAAACTGATCAGGAACTGATGGAGGCAGCTAGAGATAGCAATAATTGTAGTATTAGTAACACTAGCAGTAGTAATAGTAGTAACGATTGCGAAAGTAACAGGGCGGGAAGTACGAGTAGCAGTGATAGTAGTAACTTGGAACCACCTGATGAACATAATAAACAAGTAACGGTGACTGATACTACCACTAAATCACCGCATGATGCTGACAATAGCTGTGATAATTTGACAATTACTGAGCCGATATTCATAGTGGAGTGTTGTGGAGAGGGGGGTGAGGTCGACAACTCCAACGACTGCATGCGATCAACAAATAACGAAGAAGCCATCCTGGACCACTCCGTCGCTGGCTTTGTGGACTCCGATACGCTGAAcaataacaatgataataacTCAATCGACAATAGCAACAATAATCTTGCCGCCGCGAATTTAGATGATACGACACAAAATGATTCTGAAGTTTCTACCCTGAATAATGTTGAAGAAGTTTCATTTCAGGGTAATGTATCCCCTATAAGGAAGAATCAAGAAGAAAGTCTTACCCATACGAATTCGGAAGACGTTTCTGTACAAAGTGATGACGTTTTCACCCATAACGACGCGATAGAAACTCAGATACAGGATGTTGCTGGGAAGGGTAATGAGGTTTCTACTCAAAACAACTTGGAACAAGAttctgcacattttttgaaAGAGGTTTCCGAAAAACGCGATGAAAATCTCGCACAAAACAACCTCGAGAAGGGTTTTGCAGAGTTGACTGTGGGAGAAGGGACTGTGAAAGGTGATGCGTCACATGAACACGTGGATGAAGGTTTCTCGCAGATGAGTGTCGACGATGTATGCACATCTGAAAGGGAAGAAGAGCAAGGGAAAGCGGCTGATAAAGGACCAAGTGGAGCAGAGGACGCGATaaggtggagaagaagtagTGAAGATGAAGATGCGTGTGAGACGTGGCCGCAAGCCAATAATAAATTGCTGCACCGATTTGGCGGACCTCCGTCTCCGTCTGTTGACCTGCACAGCAGCAGTGCTCCTTGTCTCACCGCGCTCGTCTTTCTTCAAGGGAACGTTTCTTCCAATCTTGCCGGTAAGTTCGATTAGGCATACATATCTTACAACTTTCCTATTTTTAATGAACTGATTCTGTTTGGCATTAAGAGTATTGTCGTTTTTGCCGGTTCAGCTCCCAGTTATAATGAACAAGGATAAAATGAAGGCTTGCTATCGATAATCACTGTCTCTGCAAGccatttaatatttatatgtgtctaaagctgggttttcgtttgtgcgtaaatgccgtcgtcaaCCGCGACAGGGTtcaatctcagattgggtagatttcaatttgtctaaataacctaaaagattattttcagttatgttttaatgggggaaATTGAGTTAATAcgtttttatacttttaaattgcaatatgcatatattattagaaatgttttgattattgaatcataatcacaaataataaaaagttatttgatcagctgttttagcacacttgaaatttggactatatgaatgtcaacaatgcttgtacATTCAATATGCCCATcaaatagttgaccgagcgaagtgaggtccaagattcaagtcgacggttttgcatttctctttatgtttagatgtttatatgttgcgcatttatagcgaaacgcagtaatagattttcatgaaatttgacaggtatgttcctttttgaattttgcgtcgacgtatacataaggtttttttaaattttgcattttaaggataatacaaaaggaaaaggagtttcctacgaacaccaatattaccgtaaaaatcagactatagaataattattcatcataaatcagctgtctagtggtctataatactacccgttcaaaaacatcgaacatcttgaaaatgtatctttccatcaacgttagtagacagttgtctactaactttgtatttccataagctgaggccatgattctagtttggagttattgataaaaaacatttttttacatttttcttttctaatctgatgattgaaattgcaacaaatattaatgaaaagaaattgatttctaaaatcataaaAAGTGAGAAAtaaagtttgtaggaaatcaacattttggtagtttattttgttaatttcaacacaccgatttttcgccgtCACggcaacacagaatgttctctgatgggttgattgggttggcgtatcgATGGCA
Coding sequences:
- the LOC111063729 gene encoding protein phosphatase 1 regulatory subunit 37-like; its protein translation is MNKEANIKSDPLSRDIDSKTTLSDGSMQSCFRNRNENIKNSKNRRVCFAEDETDLVTGYLEPPNPWEFCENVNKEEVISSYLESCEKHGSRPISSVLEQLQDLDFTLERNACLDLKGRTLTPLDCETLEEILKRVQFIAINLEQTSIDDESSVALFDMVEYYEAAVSLNISGNHSIGVQGWQACSRMIKRTKCLEELEARNTTLTEQYMPILSRALRLSSQLVVLKLENCNLSGRPIVILAAALRLNTCLKELYVGENYLGTSDASQLGAMLKCNATMQLLDISNNNIQDGGMKHIADGICEQSSQQSDSSVGLSVLVLWNNHLTLNSSKHIAKVLASSKTLETLNVGQNILSNEVLFATKHVLQQNKALLRLGMQSTHLTCEGAVALAEIIADNSTIERIDLRDNNLQVAGLMALVHSMKVNSSVTQLDLDDSPRRKYSGNALEEYSRLVKEIRSFCQRNDEAKSSDTTSEDVSEPGMDDSADDSTSSRQNSFALRKISLTCETLMKTTSLPPVDTSSTNLLVEPRRSGGRLRSPAPSPIPSPVASPSPTRSRFQVSRVSESDSPTTPPSTSPSPPTIFFATSSSSAASSRFKVTVVDAAPAPIPVTTVVPSNNVTKGFDIATTHPKTEPPKLVESRASPRTSPLRSRSDTEESVDSPKSKLPKAMDSIDLSALRISKQVSVSENPAPSPSARTRKISWVQPSSIFSTTTQDEVPPVAGKPSQLGKLFGLFSNPFSRSADPPTTIVPDRSSSNSSCTSDKPQPNCDKNADIVKKTAGEFLEQTLNLFSGSRSVSSDSQVMESSDSGGDSVGSPRQIEKRAHSDKVIIEETDQELMEAARDSNNCSISNTSSSNSSNDCESNRAGSTSSSDSSNLEPPDEHNKQVTVTDTTTKSPHDADNSCDNLTITEPIFIVECCGEGGEVDNSNDCMRSTNNEEAILDHSVAGFVDSDTLNNNNDNNSIDNSNNNLAAANLDDTTQNDSEVSTLNNVEEVSFQGNVSPIRKNQEESLTHTNSEDVSVQSDDVFTHNDAIETQIQDVAGKGNEVSTQNNLEQDSAHFLKEVSEKRDENLAQNNLEKGFAELTVGEGTVKGDASHEHVDEGFSQMSVDDVCTSEREEEQGKAADKGPSGAEDAIRWRRSSEDEDACETWPQANNKLLHRFGGPPSPSVDLHSSSAPCLTALVFLQGNVSSNLAAELKKISPTESADSLDSATPQPQANGQPQSQTPSQQDLGVVL